GATGGTCGGTACGAAGGACTGGTTGATGTTCGTGCGGACTTTGGCGATCTCGTCACCCATCGAACAGGAGTTGTCGACCACCCAGATGATGTCCACCGCGGGCTTGTTCGCCTTTTGCGACAAGGACTCGCAGGCCGCGTCGGGGTCGCCCGAGTCCGGCAAGGCAGCATCGATCTCGATCGCGCCAGTGCCACCCGAGGTCGCGTTGCCGATTCCGCCGCTGGCGCTCGTGCCGCCGCTACCGCCGCCGCTGGAGGCCGCGGATCCGCCTCCGCTACCACCCTTCTTGTTGTCACTCGTTGCCGAGCATGAGACCGCCAGAGACAACACTCCCATGGCGGCGACGCTCCAGATCAACAGACGTTGGCGCATCCCGTCCTCCCGTAGTCGCGGAAGGCTACGCTGCAATCGCCGATCGGTCCAACGCGTTCGCGGCGTCGTGTGCGTATGCATCGCGGGTCGACCGCGCCATCATGCACCTACATTGTGCGATGACGCGATGCAGTACGGGTCGTGAGATTGGCTCCGCAGCAGTGCCACTCCGCGACGTACTCTCGGAGGTTGCTCGCGCCGCCACTCAGGGAATGCAGCGCCCCTGCACGCATGCGTTGGTGCAGCAATCCGCGTCGCTCTTGCAGCTGTCGCCCGTAGACGCACAGGCAGGACAGCGCCGGGCGACGAAGTGGCCGTCCACCAGGTTCGGGTTGGGTGTGAAGCTGGTCGAGCTGCCGCAAATTGAGCCAATGATGCGGTCCTGCTCGATGCGATCGATACGCAGCGTCCCGTGCAGGTCACCACCAGTCCGCTTGCACACGCTACCCTTTTGCCATGCGCCGGCGGAGCTACTCGAGCGCTGGTCCAAGTAGGCGAAACTGTGGTCGACACGGTAGCTACCAGGTTTCTGCATGGCGGGCGTGATTGTGATTCGCGTGCGCCAGACATCACAGGCGTTCTCGAAACGCTTGTCCGCCCAGTAGCTGCAGCTCGCCGGGTGGTTCGTGAGCACGAGTTCGATGTCTCCGCTGCTGCCCTGAGGTATGGCCAGCGCTTCGACGAGACCTTGGATGGGTGCCGAGCACTTGGCCGCTGCCTGGGATGCAGGTGCTGCGGGAGTGCCGGAAGCCGCACCGGGCGGCATCGTCCCGGTCGCCAGCGGCGCAGGCGTCGCAGTCGCCCCGGAGTGGGTCACTGGGTGCCGGCTCGCTTCGGGGCTGGCCGCTGCGCTCAGCGGACGCTCGGCTGGGGGGCGGGAACCCTGCCAAGCCACCACCAGAGCTGCCGCTGCTGCTGCCGCCAATCCAGCCAACAGTGGGGCCCGCCAAACGGGCCGCGCGACGATCGCAGGCGGAACCCGTGACAGATCCGCTGCCAGCTCGCCGCAAGCCACTTCCAGCTTGGCCTCTCGCTCCAAGGCAGCGGCGCATCGCTCGCAGCTCGCGACATGAGCCTCCACGCGCTTGCTATTCAACGCGTCCAAGTGATCCATGACGTACGCCACGAGCGTGTCTTCGCTCAGATGTTCGTCACTCATCGGTTTCCTCCATTGCCGCGCGCAGCTTGGCGCGAACTTCACATAGGGTCTGACGAAGGCGTTGCAGGCTGATCCCGAGACTCTCGGCCAGCTGGGCATGAGACAGGTTGTCCAAGTAGACGCGCACGAACACCTCGCGCGCACGAGGCGAGCACGTCGCAAAGGCTTGACGCGCGCGAGAGAGAGCTTCGGCTGCCAAGAGTTTCGCTTCGGGGCTCTCGACACGCGGCGCATCCGCCGGCGGAGAACCTGCGGCGCGCGAACGGAGCGTCAGCAGATCGGCGCTACGTTCCTGGGCGCGGCGACTGTCGGCGGCCAGGAAAAGCGCCTGGCGAATCACCAGGCCGGGCAACTCGATGCGCTCCAGCTGCCCGCTCTGCCACTTCTGGAACAGCCGCGCCCACGCTTCTTGCGCCACGTCCTTGGCGTCCGCGAGGCGCACGCCGCGAGACAGCAGCACCGTGACCACTCTTCTGTTGTGCCGACGAACTTCGCTATCCCAGGCCGGATCGGATTGAAGCGCCACAGCTTGCATAGGATTCTAGAGGAGGAACGCTCGAGCGGAGTTTTCATATCGGCGCTTTTTTTCCAGCACGGGGATCTTGCGATCGGATCTCGGCTTCGGAACGGCCGCGTGCCTCGAACATGACGCCAGACATACTTGTGCCGCGCGCCCCGGCTCCCTACCGTCCACGGGCAGTGACGGACCTCGTCTGGCTCGGCCTCGCAGCGGCGCTCGCGGGTGCCATCAACTCGGTGGCGGGTGGCGGCTCGTTGATCTCCTTTCCCGCGTTGATTGCCGTCGGGGTTCCTCCCGTCGCCGCCAGTGCCACGAACACCGCTGCGCTCGCGCCGGGATCCCTGGCGGCGGCCTTCGGCTATCGCGCCGAGCTCGGTGACAACGCGCGGCTGACGTTGCGCCTTGCGGCCGCGGCGGCGGTCGGCGCCGCCTTGGGCGCTGCGCTCTTGCTCTGGGCCTCGCAGCGCGTGTTCACCTGGCTAGTGCCCTGGTTGGTGCTCATCGCGACGCTCACCTTGCTCTTGCAGGAGCGACTCACTCCAGCATCGGTCACGCCTGGCGCGCCTCCGTCGCGCCGCCGCTCTTTGGGGGTCGCCGCCCTGTTGCTGCTGGCTGCCGTCTATGGCGGCTACTTCGGCGCCGGAATCGGCATGGTCACTCTGGCGCTCCTGGGTCAGCTGCGGCGCATGGATATCCACCGCATGAACGCCGCGAAGACCGTGATCGTGGGAGCGATCAATACCGTCGCCGCGCTCTATCTGTTGCTGCAGGGCGCAGTGCAGCTACGGACCGCCGCCGTCATGGCCCTCGGTGCGGTTGCCGGCGGGTACGGCGGCGCGCGGCTGGCGCGCGGCGTCAACCCGAAGCACGTGCGTGTCGTGGTGATCCTGCTCGGCGCCGGAATCACGCTCGCGCTGGCAGCGCGCTACTGGCTGTGATGGCCCGCCCGCCGGGACGCATGCCGGTCCACGTTCTCGGCCGCGGGGCTTGATCTCGATTCTGGGCCCGGCTACTCCCGCCGCATGAATCGACGTTCTCGGCTTCGCGCCTTCGCCGGTGCATTCCTCGGTCTCGGTGTCTGGTCTCTTGCCACGGCGTGCGGTTCGCCACCGCCCGCCGCGGGGCCCCCGCCACCGCCCGCGCCGGGCGCCAGAGCTCCCGATGGAACTCCCATCGGCCCCGCGACCGTCGCCGAGGCGGATGCCTTCATCGACGAAACCAATCGCGATCTGAAGGACCTTTGGGTCAATGCGGAACGAGCGGCGTGGGTCAAGGCCAACTTCATCACTCACGACACGGAGCTGATCGAAGCCGGAGAGCACGAGAAGGTGCTCGAGTACACCGCCCGTCGCATCAAAGAGGCGCAACGCTTCACCAAGCTGCAGGGCCTGTCGCCGGACACCGCGCGCATGCTGTACCTGCTCAAGTACTCCGCTGGGATCCCCGCGCCGAGTGATCCCGCCAAGCGCAAGCGCCTCGCGGAGATCAGCAGCCAGATGGAGAGCATGTACGGCAAGGGCAAGGCATGCTCCCCCAAGTTCAAAGGCCAGGGCGACGACAAGACGAGCGAGTGCCTGTCCTTGGAGGAACTCGGCAAGCTGATCGGCAAGAGCCGCAACTACGATCTGCTGCTCGAAGCCTGGAAGGGATGGCGCACGATCTCGCCGCCCATGCGCAGCATGTATCAGGAGATGGTGACCCTCGGGAACGAAGGCGCGCGCGAGCTGGGCTTTCGCGACATGTCCGAGATCTGGATGGGCGGCTACGACATGAGCGCCGAGGACTTCCACAAGGAGATGGACCGGCTCTGGGTCGAGGTGCGCCCCCTCTACGAGAAGCTGCACTGCTTCACTCGCGGCCGACTCCGCAAGCTCTATGGCAAGGACAAGGTAGGGGAGAAAGCGCCGATTCCAGCGCATTTGCTCGGCAACATGTGGGCGCAGGAGTGGGGCTCCCTCTACAAGGAGATGGAGCCCTACCCGGGCATGGGCAGCGCCGATCTGACCGCGGTGCTGAAGGCGCAGAAGTACGACGCCAAGAAGATGGTGAAGCTAGGGGAGGGGTTCTTCACTTCTCTCGGGATGGATCCGCTGCCGGAGACGTTTTGGGAACGCAGCCTGTTTCTCAAGCCCGCTGACCGTGACGTGGAGTGCCACGCCAGCGCTTGGGACGTGAACATGGAGGGAGACCTGCGGATCAAGATGTGCATCCAGGTCAACCACGAGGATCTCGTGACCATCCACCACGAACTCGGGCACGACTACTACTTCCACTACTACAAGCACCTGCCGCCGCTGTACCAGGCGGGCGCCAACGACGGGTTCCACGAAGGCATCGGCGACACCCTCGCCCTCAGCGTCACCCCTGGCTACCTGGCCAAGATCGGGTTGCTCGACAAGGCGCCCAAGGACTCGAAGGCGGAGCTCAACGTGCTGATGCAGCGCGCCCTGGAAGGCATCGCGTTCCTGCCCTTTGGCAAGATGATCGACGAATGGCGCTGGGACGTGTTCAGCGGCAAGACCCCGCCCGCCAAGTACAACGAGGCGTGGTGGAATCTGCGCAGAAAGTATCAAGGAGTGAACGCGCCGCTATTGCG
This genomic stretch from Polyangiaceae bacterium harbors:
- a CDS encoding sigma-70 family RNA polymerase sigma factor; the encoded protein is MQAVALQSDPAWDSEVRRHNRRVVTVLLSRGVRLADAKDVAQEAWARLFQKWQSGQLERIELPGLVIRQALFLAADSRRAQERSADLLTLRSRAAGSPPADAPRVESPEAKLLAAEALSRARQAFATCSPRAREVFVRVYLDNLSHAQLAESLGISLQRLRQTLCEVRAKLRAAMEETDE
- a CDS encoding sulfite exporter TauE/SafE family protein, with translation MTDLVWLGLAAALAGAINSVAGGGSLISFPALIAVGVPPVAASATNTAALAPGSLAAAFGYRAELGDNARLTLRLAAAAAVGAALGAALLLWASQRVFTWLVPWLVLIATLTLLLQERLTPASVTPGAPPSRRRSLGVAALLLLAAVYGGYFGAGIGMVTLALLGQLRRMDIHRMNAAKTVIVGAINTVAALYLLLQGAVQLRTAAVMALGAVAGGYGGARLARGVNPKHVRVVVILLGAGITLALAARYWL
- a CDS encoding M2 family metallopeptidase, with amino-acid sequence MNRRSRLRAFAGAFLGLGVWSLATACGSPPPAAGPPPPPAPGARAPDGTPIGPATVAEADAFIDETNRDLKDLWVNAERAAWVKANFITHDTELIEAGEHEKVLEYTARRIKEAQRFTKLQGLSPDTARMLYLLKYSAGIPAPSDPAKRKRLAEISSQMESMYGKGKACSPKFKGQGDDKTSECLSLEELGKLIGKSRNYDLLLEAWKGWRTISPPMRSMYQEMVTLGNEGARELGFRDMSEIWMGGYDMSAEDFHKEMDRLWVEVRPLYEKLHCFTRGRLRKLYGKDKVGEKAPIPAHLLGNMWAQEWGSLYKEMEPYPGMGSADLTAVLKAQKYDAKKMVKLGEGFFTSLGMDPLPETFWERSLFLKPADRDVECHASAWDVNMEGDLRIKMCIQVNHEDLVTIHHELGHDYYFHYYKHLPPLYQAGANDGFHEGIGDTLALSVTPGYLAKIGLLDKAPKDSKAELNVLMQRALEGIAFLPFGKMIDEWRWDVFSGKTPPAKYNEAWWNLRRKYQGVNAPLLRGEQEFDPGAKYHVASNVPYTRYFIARILQYQFHRALCKVAGHEGPLYTCSIHGNKAAGAKMISMLKLGASKPWPEALKAISGETRMDATAIIDYYKPLIEWLDAQNKGEQCGWN